In the genome of Streptococcus mitis, one region contains:
- a CDS encoding transcriptional regulator encodes METQDYAFEPGLTVGELLKSSQKDWQVAINHRFVKELFAGTIENKVLKDYLIQDYHFFDAFLSMLGACVAHADQLESKLRFAKQLGFLEADEDGYFQKAFKELKVSENDYLEVTLHPVTKAFQELMYSAVSSSDYAHLLVMLVIAEGLYLDWGSKDLALPESYIHSEWINLHRGPFFAEWVQFLVDELNRVGKGREDLTELQQRWNQAVALELAFFDIGYDA; translated from the coding sequence ATGGAAACACAAGACTATGCATTTGAGCCAGGTTTGACTGTTGGAGAATTATTAAAAAGCAGTCAGAAGGATTGGCAGGTTGCAATCAATCATCGTTTTGTTAAGGAACTTTTTGCGGGGACAATTGAGAATAAGGTCTTAAAAGACTACCTAATTCAAGATTATCACTTCTTTGATGCCTTCTTATCCATGCTGGGTGCTTGCGTAGCACACGCAGATCAGCTTGAATCCAAGCTTCGTTTTGCCAAGCAACTAGGCTTTCTTGAAGCAGATGAAGACGGTTATTTCCAAAAGGCTTTCAAAGAGTTAAAAGTATCTGAGAATGACTATCTGGAAGTGACCTTGCATCCTGTAACAAAAGCCTTTCAGGAGCTTATGTATTCTGCTGTGTCTTCATCAGACTATGCGCATCTTTTGGTCATGCTGGTCATTGCAGAAGGCCTCTATTTAGACTGGGGTTCTAAAGATTTGGCTCTACCTGAATCCTATATTCATTCGGAATGGATCAATCTCCACAGAGGTCCTTTCTTTGCAGAGTGGGTTCAATTTCTGGTTGACGAACTTAATCGTGTTGGGAAAGGTCGAGAAGATTTGACAGAACTTCAGCAACGCTGGAATCAA
- a CDS encoding lactate oxidase translates to MSYKTSNAEGHVDFINTYDLEPMAQQVIPKAAFGYIASGAEDTFTLRENIRAFNHKLIVPHTLCNVENPSTEIEFAGEKLSSPIIMAPVAAHKLANEQGEVATARGVHEFGSLYTTSSYSTVDLPEITEALQGTPHWFQFYFSKDDGINRHIMDRVKAEGYKAIVLTADATVGGNREVDKRNGFVFPVGMPIVEEYLPEGAGKSMDFVYKSAKQRLSPRDVEFIAEYSGLPVYVKGPQCREDVERSLAAGASGIWVTNHGGRQIDGGPAAFDSLQEVAEAVDKRVPIVFDSGIRRGQHVFKALASGADLVAIGRPVIYGLALGGSVGVRQVFEHLNAELKTVMQLSGTQTIEDVKHFKLRHNPYNPTFPVDPRDLKLY, encoded by the coding sequence ATGTCATACAAAACAAGCAATGCAGAAGGCCATGTAGATTTCATCAATACCTACGATTTGGAGCCAATGGCGCAACAAGTGATTCCGAAAGCAGCATTTGGCTATATCGCTAGTGGAGCGGAAGATACTTTCACTTTACGCGAGAATATCCGCGCCTTTAACCACAAACTCATCGTTCCGCATACACTTTGCAATGTAGAAAATCCAAGTACAGAGATTGAATTTGCAGGTGAAAAATTGTCTTCACCAATCATTATGGCGCCTGTTGCAGCTCATAAATTGGCAAATGAACAAGGTGAAGTAGCTACTGCGCGTGGTGTGCATGAGTTTGGTTCTCTTTATACAACCAGCTCTTACTCTACTGTTGACCTTCCAGAAATTACGGAAGCCCTTCAAGGGACACCTCATTGGTTCCAATTTTACTTTAGTAAAGATGATGGCATTAACCGCCACATCATGGACCGTGTGAAGGCTGAAGGCTACAAAGCGATTGTCTTGACAGCAGATGCTACTGTAGGGGGTAATCGTGAGGTTGATAAGCGTAATGGTTTTGTTTTCCCAGTTGGCATGCCGATTGTTGAAGAATACCTGCCAGAAGGTGCTGGTAAATCAATGGACTTTGTTTACAAATCAGCTAAACAACGCTTGTCTCCACGTGACGTAGAATTTATCGCTGAATACTCAGGACTTCCTGTTTATGTCAAGGGACCACAATGCCGTGAGGACGTTGAACGTTCGCTTGCTGCAGGAGCTTCTGGTATCTGGGTAACCAACCATGGTGGCCGTCAAATCGACGGTGGACCAGCCGCCTTTGACTCACTTCAAGAAGTAGCAGAAGCAGTTGATAAACGTGTGCCAATCGTCTTTGACTCTGGTATTCGTCGTGGTCAACACGTCTTTAAAGCCTTGGCTTCAGGAGCAGACTTGGTAGCTATTGGTCGCCCTGTTATCTATGGCTTGGCCCTCGGTGGTAGTGTCGGTGTGCGCCAAGTCTTTGAACACTTGAATGCGGAATTGAAGACAGTTATGCAATTGTCTGGAACTCAGACTATTGAAGATGTCAAACACTTCAAACTCCGTCACAACCCATATAATCCAACCTTCCCAGTTGATCCTCGTGACTTAAAATTGTATTGA
- a CDS encoding polar amino acid ABC transporter permease, with the protein MDWSIVEQYLPLYQKAFLLTLHIAAWGILGSFLLGLIVSIIRHYRIPVLAQVATAYIELSRNTPLLIQLFFLYFGLPRIGIVLSSEVCATLGLVFLGGSYMAESFRSGLEAVSQTQHEIGLAIGLTPVQVFRYVVLPQATAVALPSFSANVIFLIKETSVFSAVALADLMYVAKDLIGLYYETDIALAMLVIAYLIMLLPISLVFSWIERRFRHAGFGNPSTLSGK; encoded by the coding sequence TTGGATTGGTCCATTGTTGAACAATATCTACCACTATATCAAAAGGCTTTTCTCCTAACCTTGCATATTGCAGCTTGGGGAATTTTGGGATCTTTTCTGCTCGGCTTAATCGTTAGTATCATCCGACATTACCGCATCCCTGTTTTGGCGCAAGTAGCGACAGCCTACATTGAATTGTCACGCAACACGCCCCTTTTGATTCAACTCTTCTTTCTCTACTTCGGGCTTCCCCGAATAGGGATTGTCCTATCTTCGGAAGTCTGTGCTACTCTGGGACTAGTCTTTTTAGGAGGCTCCTATATGGCAGAATCTTTCCGAAGTGGATTGGAAGCCGTCAGTCAAACCCAGCATGAGATTGGCCTCGCTATCGGTCTGACGCCTGTACAGGTATTTCGCTATGTGGTTCTTCCGCAAGCAACAGCGGTGGCCCTACCGTCTTTTAGTGCCAATGTCATTTTCCTCATCAAGGAAACCTCTGTTTTCTCAGCAGTGGCTTTGGCCGACCTCATGTACGTCGCCAAGGACTTGATTGGGCTCTACTATGAGACAGACATTGCACTGGCCATGTTGGTAATTGCTTACCTGATTATGCTTCTGCCCATCTCACTGGTCTTTAGCTGGATAGAAAGGAGGTTCCGCCATGCAGGATTCGGGAATCCAAGTACTCTTTCAGGGAAATAA
- a CDS encoding amino acid ABC transporter permease, translating to MQDSGIQVLFQGNNLLRILQGLGVTIGISILSVILSMILGTVMGIIMTSHSRIVRFLTRLYLEFIRIMPQLVLLFIVYFGLARNFNINISGETSAIIVFTLWGTAEMGDLVRGAITSLPKHQFESGQALGLTNVQLYYHIIIPQVLRRLLPQAINLVTRMIKTTSLVVLIGVVEVTKVGQQIIDSNRLTIPTASFWIYGTILVLYFAVCFPISKLSTHLEKHWRN from the coding sequence ATGCAGGATTCGGGAATCCAAGTACTCTTTCAGGGAAATAATCTCCTGCGTATCTTACAGGGATTGGGCGTTACGATTGGGATTTCGATCCTGTCTGTCATTTTATCCATGATTTTAGGAACAGTCATGGGAATCATCATGACCTCCCATTCTAGAATCGTACGATTTTTAACACGATTGTATCTGGAATTCATCCGTATCATGCCCCAACTGGTGCTACTCTTCATCGTTTATTTCGGATTAGCTCGAAACTTTAATATCAATATCTCTGGAGAGACTTCTGCTATTATCGTTTTTACCCTCTGGGGAACAGCTGAGATGGGGGACTTGGTTCGTGGAGCTATCACTTCCCTTCCTAAGCATCAGTTTGAAAGTGGACAAGCGCTTGGCTTGACCAATGTTCAACTTTACTACCACATCATCATCCCACAAGTCTTGAGAAGATTGCTACCACAAGCCATCAATCTTGTCACTCGGATGATTAAAACCACTTCCTTAGTCGTTTTGATTGGAGTTGTTGAAGTGACCAAGGTTGGACAGCAAATCATCGATAGCAATCGCTTGACTATCCCAACCGCTTCCTTTTGGATTTATGGAACCATTCTAGTCTTGTATTTCGCAGTCTGCTTTCCTATTTCCAAACTATCCACTCACTTAGAAAAACATTGGAGGAACTAA
- a CDS encoding glutamine ABC transporter ATP-binding protein, with translation MSETILEIKELKKSFGDNPILQGLSLQIKKGEVVVILGPSGCGKSTLLRCLNGLESIQGGDILLDGQSIIGNQKDFHLVRQKIGMVFQSYELFPHLDVLQNLILGPIKAQGRDKKEVTEEALQLLERVGLLDKQHSFARQLSGGQKQRVAIVRALLMHPEIILFDEVTASLDPEMVREVLELINDLAQEGRTMILVTHEMQFAQAIADRIIFLDQGKIAEEGRAQEFFTNPQTKRAQEFLNVFDFSQFGSYL, from the coding sequence ATGTCTGAAACTATTTTAGAAATCAAGGAACTAAAAAAATCCTTCGGAGACAATCCCATCCTCCAAGGTCTTTCCCTGCAAATCAAAAAAGGGGAAGTTGTGGTTATTCTTGGGCCATCTGGTTGTGGGAAAAGTACCCTGCTTCGTTGCCTCAATGGCTTAGAAAGTATTCAAGGTGGAGATATTCTTCTAGATGGCCAGTCCATTATTGGCAATCAGAAAGATTTTCACCTCGTTCGCCAAAAGATTGGCATGGTCTTTCAAAGTTATGAACTCTTTCCCCATCTAGATGTCCTACAAAACCTCATCCTAGGGCCTATCAAGGCTCAGGGAAGAGATAAGAAGGAAGTAACGGAAGAAGCTTTGCAATTACTGGAACGTGTCGGATTGCTGGATAAACAACATAGCTTTGCGCGTCAATTATCTGGTGGACAGAAGCAACGGGTTGCAATTGTCCGTGCCCTGCTCATGCATCCAGAAATCATCCTTTTTGATGAAGTGACTGCTTCGCTGGATCCAGAGATGGTGCGTGAAGTTCTTGAACTCATCAATGATTTGGCCCAAGAAGGTCGTACCATGATTTTAGTAACTCACGAAATGCAGTTTGCTCAAGCTATTGCGGACCGCATTATCTTCCTCGACCAAGGGAAAATTGCGGAAGAAGGAAGGGCTCAGGAATTCTTCACCAATCCACAAACCAAACGAGCACAGGAATTTTTAAACGTCTTTGACTTTAGCCAATTTGGCTCATACTTATAA
- a CDS encoding amino acid ABC transporter substrate-binding protein has translation MKLLKPLLTVLALAFALIFVTACSSGGNAGSSSGKTTAKARTIDEIKKSGELRIAVFGDKKPFGYVDNDGSYQGYDIELGNQLAQDLGVKVKYVSVDAANRAEYLISNKVDITLANFTVTDERKKQVDFALPYMKVSLGVVSPKTGLITDVKQLEGKTLIVTKGTTAETYFEKNHPEIKLQKYDQYSDSYQALLDGRGDAFSTDNTEVLAWALENKGFEVGITSLGDPDTIAAAVQKDNQELLDFINKDIEKLGKENFFHKAYEKTLHPTYGDAAKADDLVVEGGKVN, from the coding sequence ATGAAACTACTCAAACCACTTTTAACTGTTTTGGCACTTGCCTTTGCCCTTATCTTTGTCACAGCTTGTAGCTCAGGTGGAAATGCAGGTTCATCGTCTGGTAAAACCACTGCAAAGGCTCGCACAATCGATGAAATCAAAAAAAGCGGTGAACTACGAATCGCCGTATTTGGAGACAAAAAACCGTTTGGTTACGTTGACAATGACGGTTCTTACCAAGGTTACGATATTGAACTTGGGAACCAACTGGCACAAGACCTTGGTGTCAAGGTTAAATACGTTTCAGTAGATGCTGCCAACCGTGCTGAATACTTGATTTCAAACAAGGTGGATATCACTCTTGCCAACTTTACGGTGACTGACGAACGTAAGAAACAAGTTGATTTTGCCCTTCCTTACATGAAAGTTTCTCTTGGTGTCGTATCACCTAAGACTGGTCTTATTACAGATGTCAAACAATTAGAAGGTAAAACCTTGATTGTCACAAAAGGAACAACTGCTGAGACTTATTTTGAAAAGAATCATCCAGAAATCAAGCTCCAAAAATACGACCAATACAGTGACTCTTACCAAGCCCTTCTTGACGGACGTGGAGATGCCTTCTCTACTGACAATACGGAAGTCCTAGCTTGGGCGCTTGAAAACAAAGGATTTGAAGTCGGTATTACTTCCCTCGGTGATCCAGATACCATCGCAGCAGCAGTTCAAAAAGACAACCAAGAATTGCTAGACTTCATCAATAAAGATATTGAAAAATTAGGCAAGGAAAACTTCTTCCACAAAGCCTATGAAAAAACACTTCACCCAACCTACGGTGACGCTGCTAAAGCAGATGACCTAGTTGTTGAAGGTGGAAAAGTCAACTAA
- a CDS encoding orotate phosphoribosyltransferase — MTLAKDIASHLLKIQAVYLKPEEPFTWASGIKSPIYTDNRVTLAYPETRTLIENGFVEAIKAEFPEVEVIAGTATAGIPHGAIIADKMNLPFAYIRSKPKDHGAGNQIEGRVAQGQKMVVVEDLISTGGSVLEAVVAAKREGADVLGVVAIFSYQLPKADKNFADAGVKLVTLSNYSELIHLAQEEGYITPEGLDLLKRFKEDQENWQNA, encoded by the coding sequence ATGACACTTGCTAAAGATATCGCTAGCCACCTCTTGAAAATTCAAGCAGTTTACCTCAAACCAGAGGAGCCTTTTACTTGGGCATCTGGAATCAAGTCACCGATTTACACAGATAACCGTGTGACACTAGCCTATCCAGAAACTCGTACCCTCATTGAAAATGGTTTTGTGGAAGCTATTAAAGCAGAATTTCCAGAAGTAGAAGTGATTGCAGGGACTGCAACAGCAGGGATTCCACACGGAGCCATTATTGCTGATAAGATGAACCTGCCATTTGCCTACATCCGTAGCAAACCAAAAGACCACGGAGCTGGTAATCAAATCGAAGGTCGCGTGGCTCAAGGTCAAAAAATGGTAGTGGTTGAAGATCTTATTTCAACTGGTGGATCTGTTCTTGAAGCCGTAGTAGCAGCTAAGCGAGAAGGAGCAGATGTACTTGGAGTTGTAGCGATTTTCAGCTATCAATTGCCAAAGGCAGATAAGAACTTTGCGGATGCTGGTGTGAAATTGGTGACACTTTCTAACTATAGCGAACTCATTCACCTAGCGCAAGAAGAAGGTTACATCACGCCAGAAGGATTGGACCTCTTAAAACGCTTTAAAGAAGACCAAGAAAATTGGCAAAATGCTTAA
- a CDS encoding orotidine 5'-phosphate decarboxylase has translation MREHRPVIALDFPSFEAVKEFLALFPAEESLYLKVGMELYYAAGPEIVSYLKGLGHSVFLDLKLHDIPNTVKSAMKVLSQLGVDMTNVHAAGGVEMMKAAREGLGSQAKLIAVTQLTSTSEAQMQDFQNIQTSLQESVIHYAKKTAEAGLDGVVCSAQEVQLIKQATNPDFICLTPGIRPQGAAVGDQKRVMTPADAYQIGSDYIVVGRPITQAEDPVAAYHAIKDEWTQDWN, from the coding sequence ATGCGAGAACATCGTCCAGTCATTGCTCTTGATTTTCCTAGTTTTGAGGCAGTCAAGGAATTCTTAGCTCTTTTTCCAGCAGAAGAAAGTCTTTATTTAAAAGTAGGGATGGAGCTCTATTACGCAGCGGGTCCTGAGATTGTGTCCTATTTAAAAGGTTTGGGTCATAGTGTCTTTTTGGATCTCAAACTTCATGACATTCCTAATACAGTCAAGTCAGCCATGAAGGTCTTGTCTCAGCTTGGTGTCGATATGACCAATGTTCATGCGGCTGGTGGTGTAGAGATGATGAAGGCTGCGCGTGAAGGTCTTGGAAGCCAAGCCAAATTGATTGCCGTCACTCAGCTGACATCAACGTCAGAAGCTCAGATGCAGGATTTTCAAAATATCCAAACAAGCCTACAAGAGTCTGTGATTCACTATGCCAAGAAGACAGCTGAAGCTGGCTTGGATGGTGTCGTTTGCTCGGCTCAGGAAGTTCAACTCATCAAGCAGGCCACCAATCCAGATTTTATCTGTCTGACACCGGGGATTCGCCCTCAGGGAGCTGCTGTTGGAGACCAAAAACGCGTGATGACGCCAGCAGATGCCTATCAAATCGGTAGTGACTATATCGTAGTGGGACGTCCCATTACGCAAGCTGAGGATCCTGTTGCAGCCTATCATGCCATCAAGGATGAATGGACACAGGACTGGAATTAA
- a CDS encoding cell division protein DivIB yields the protein MSKDKKNEGKEILEEFKELSEWQKRNQEYLKKKAEEEAALAEEKEKERQARMGEESEKSEDKEDQESEADYEDSESAMEESEEKVASSEGDKEEEEIEESGAKEDEDQDKKLAKKVTKEKPAKDKIPGLHILRALTILFPSLLLLIVSVYLLSPYATMKDIRVEGTVQTTADDIRQASGIQDSDYTINLLLDKTKYEKQIKSNYWVESAQLVYQFPTKFIIKVKEYDIVAYYVSGENHYPILSSGQLETSAVSLVSLPETYLSVLFNDSEQIKAFVSELSQISPELKAAIQKVELAPSKVTSDLIRLTMNDSDEVLVPLSEMSKKLPYYSKIKPQLSEPSVIDMEAGIYSYTVADKLIMEAEEKAKKEAEEAEKKQKDEEKKRLEEQQNKLEEEKKKLEEESNRNQTPQRSSRR from the coding sequence ATGTCAAAAGATAAGAAAAATGAGGGCAAAGAAATCCTCGAAGAATTTAAAGAGTTATCAGAATGGCAGAAACGAAACCAAGAATACCTAAAAAAGAAGGCTGAAGAAGAGGCAGCCCTAGCTGAGGAGAAGGAAAAGGAAAGACAAGCTCGAATGGGAGAAGAATCTGAGAAGTCAGAGGACAAGGAGGACCAGGAGAGTGAAGCAGACTATGAAGACTCAGAATCAGCCATGGAAGAGTCTGAAGAAAAAGTAGCATCCTCAGAGGGAGATAAAGAGGAAGAAGAGATAGAAGAATCAGGGGCTAAAGAGGACGAGGACCAGGATAAAAAGCTTGCTAAAAAGGTTACAAAAGAAAAACCAGCTAAAGACAAGATTCCTGGCCTCCATATCTTACGAGCCTTAACGATTTTATTTCCAAGTCTGCTTTTATTGATTGTCTCTGTTTACTTACTCAGTCCTTATGCGACTATGAAGGATATCCGTGTTGAGGGAACGGTGCAAACTACAGCTGATGATATTCGACAGGCTTCAGGCATTCAGGATTCGGATTATACGATTAACCTTCTGCTAGACAAGACAAAATATGAAAAGCAGATCAAGTCTAACTATTGGGTTGAATCAGCTCAACTTGTCTATCAATTTCCAACCAAGTTTATTATCAAGGTCAAGGAATATGATATTGTTGCCTACTATGTTTCTGGTGAAAATCATTATCCTATTCTTTCCAGTGGTCAGCTTGAGACCAGTGCTGTGAGCTTGGTCAGTCTACCAGAAACTTATTTGTCAGTTCTCTTTAATGATAGTGAACAAATCAAGGCTTTTGTCTCAGAACTTTCTCAAATTAGCCCAGAACTCAAGGCTGCTATCCAGAAGGTGGAATTAGCCCCAAGCAAGGTGACCTCAGATTTAATTCGATTGACCATGAATGATTCGGACGAAGTCTTGGTTCCTCTATCTGAAATGAGTAAGAAACTGCCATATTACAGTAAGATTAAGCCTCAATTGTCAGAGCCAAGTGTGATTGACATGGAAGCTGGAATTTACAGTTACACTGTAGCGGATAAATTAATTATGGAGGCAGAAGAAAAAGCTAAAAAAGAGGCCGAAGAAGCTGAGAAGAAACAGAAAGACGAAGAGAAGAAAAGGCTAGAAGAACAGCAGAATAAATTGGAAGAAGAGAAGAAAAAGCTGGAGGAAGAAAGCAACCGAAATCAAACGCCCCAGCGTTCATCGCGTCGCTAG
- a CDS encoding UDP-N-acetylglucosamine--N-acetylmuramyl-(pentapeptide) pyrophosphoryl-undecaprenol N-acetylglucosamine transferase, with protein MKKIVFTGGGTVGHVTLNLLLMPKFIEDGWEVHYIGDKRGIEHQEILKSGLDITFHSIATGKLRRYFSWQNMMDVFKVGWGIVQSLFIMLRLRPQALFSKGGFVSVPPVIAARVSGVPVFIHESDLSMGLANKIAYKFATKMYSTFEQASSLAKVEHVGAVTKVSDQNTLEPDELVDIQTHFNPKLPTVLFVGGSAGARVFNQLVTDHKKELTERYNIINLTGDSSLNELSQNLFRVDYVTNLYQPLMGLADIVVTRGGANTIFELLAMAKLHVIVPLGREASRGDQIENAAYFVKKGYAEELQESDLTLDSLEEKLSYLLSHKEDYQAKMKASKELKSLADFYQLLKKDLS; from the coding sequence ATGAAAAAAATTGTCTTTACAGGTGGGGGGACGGTTGGACACGTCACCCTCAATCTTTTGTTAATGCCCAAGTTCATCGAAGATGGCTGGGAAGTCCACTATATCGGGGACAAGCGTGGGATCGAACACCAAGAAATCCTCAAGTCAGGTCTAGATATTACCTTCCATTCTATTGCGACTGGAAAATTGCGTCGTTATTTCTCTTGGCAAAATATGATGGATGTCTTCAAAGTTGGTTGGGGAATTGTCCAATCGCTCTTTATCATGTTGCGACTTCGTCCACAGGCCCTTTTTTCAAAGGGAGGTTTTGTCTCAGTACCGCCTGTGATCGCTGCGCGTGTGTCAGGAGTGCCTGTCTTTATTCACGAATCTGACCTGTCTATGGGCTTGGCCAATAAAATCGCTTATAAGTTTGCGACCAAGATGTATTCAACCTTTGAGCAAGCTTCAAGTTTGGCTAAGGTCGAGCATGTGGGAGCAGTGACCAAGGTTTCAGACCAAAATACTCTAGAACCAGATGAATTGGTGGATATTCAAACCCACTTTAATCCAAAATTGCCAACGGTATTGTTTGTCGGTGGTTCTGCAGGCGCTCGTGTCTTTAACCAATTGGTGACAGACCATAAGAAAGAACTGACAGAGCGCTACAATATTATCAATCTAACTGGAGATTCTAGCCTGAATGAGTTGAGCCAAAATCTCTTTCGTGTTGACTATGTGACCAATCTCTATCAACCCTTGATGGGTTTGGCTGATATTGTTGTGACACGTGGTGGTGCCAATACGATTTTTGAGCTCCTGGCCATGGCGAAATTACATGTCATTGTGCCACTTGGTCGTGAGGCTAGTCGTGGTGACCAGATTGAAAATGCAGCTTACTTTGTAAAAAAAGGATATGCAGAAGAGCTTCAAGAAAGCGATTTGACCTTGGATAGTTTGGAAGAGAAACTTTCTTACTTACTAAGCCACAAGGAAGACTATCAAGCTAAGATGAAGGCTTCTAAGGAATTGAAATCTCTAGCAGATTTTTATCAATTGTTGAAAAAAGATTTATCATAA
- the murD gene encoding UDP-N-acetylmuramoyl-L-alanine--D-glutamate ligase (UDP-N-acetylmuramoylalanine--D-glutamate ligase; involved in peptidoglycan biosynthesis; cytoplasmic; catalyzes the addition of glutamate to the nucleotide precursor UDP-N-acetylmuramoyl-L-alanine during cell wall formation), which produces MKVIDQFKNKKVLVLGLAKSGESAARLLDKLGAIVTVNDGKPFEDNPAAQSLLEEGIKVITGGHPLELLDEEFALMVKNPGIPYSNPMIEKALAKGIPVLTEVELAYLISEAPIVGITGSNGKTTTTTMIGEVLTAAGQHGLLSGNIGYPASQVAQTATDKDTLVMELSSFQLMGVQEFHPEIAVITNLMPTHIDYHGSFEEYVAAKWNIQNKMTADDFLVLNFNQDLAKELASKTQATVVPFSTLEKVDGAYLEDDQLYFRGEVVMAANEIGVPGSHNVENALATIAVAKLRGVDNQTIKETLSAFGGVKHRLQFVDEIKGVKFYNDSKSTNILATQKALSGFDNSKVILIAGGLDRGNEFDELVPDITGLKKMVILGQSAERVKRAADKAGVAYVDATDIADATRKAYEIATQGDVVLLSPANASWDMYANFEVRGDLFIDTVAELKE; this is translated from the coding sequence ATGAAAGTAATAGATCAATTTAAAAATAAGAAAGTCCTTGTTTTAGGTTTGGCCAAGTCTGGTGAATCTGCAGCTCGTTTGTTGGACAAGCTAGGCGCTATTGTGACAGTAAATGATGGGAAACCTTTCGAGGACAATCCAGCTGCCCAAAGTTTGTTGGAAGAAGGGATCAAGGTTATCACAGGTGGACATCCTTTGGAACTCTTGGATGAAGAGTTTGCCCTTATGGTGAAAAATCCAGGTATCCCCTACAGCAATCCCATGATTGAAAAGGCTTTGGCCAAGGGTATTCCAGTCTTGACTGAGGTGGAATTGGCTTACTTGATTTCAGAAGCACCGATTGTTGGTATTACTGGTTCAAATGGTAAAACAACCACAACGACGATGATCGGGGAAGTTTTGACTGCTGCTGGTCAACATGGTCTCTTATCAGGAAATATCGGCTATCCAGCTAGTCAAGTGGCTCAAACTGCTACAGATAAGGATACTCTTGTTATGGAACTTTCTTCTTTCCAACTCATGGGCGTTCAAGAATTCCATCCTGAGATTGCGGTTATTACTAACCTCATGCCAACTCATATTGACTACCATGGTTCTTTTGAAGAGTATGTGGCAGCTAAGTGGAATATCCAGAACAAGATGACAGCAGATGATTTCCTTGTTTTGAACTTTAACCAAGACTTGGCAAAAGAATTGGCTAGCAAAACACAAGCCACTGTTGTTCCATTTTCAACATTGGAAAAGGTTGATGGTGCTTATCTGGAAGATGATCAGCTCTACTTCCGTGGAGAAGTGGTCATGGCAGCGAATGAAATTGGAGTTCCAGGTAGCCACAATGTGGAAAATGCCCTTGCGACTATTGCAGTAGCCAAGCTCCGTGGCGTGGACAATCAAACCATCAAGGAAACTCTTTCAGCCTTTGGTGGGGTGAAACACCGTCTCCAATTTGTGGATGAGATTAAGGGTGTCAAATTCTATAATGATAGCAAGTCAACCAATATCTTGGCTACTCAAAAAGCCTTGTCAGGATTTGACAACAGCAAGGTCATCTTGATTGCAGGTGGTTTGGACCGTGGGAATGAGTTTGACGAATTGGTTCCAGATATTACTGGACTCAAGAAGATGGTCATCCTCGGTCAGTCTGCCGAACGTGTCAAACGGGCAGCAGACAAGGCTGGTGTCGCATATGTGGATGCGACTGATATTGCAGATGCGACCCGCAAGGCCTATGAGATTGCGACTCAAGGAGATGTGGTTCTTCTCAGTCCTGCCAATGCCAGCTGGGATATGTATGCTAACTTTGAAGTACGTGGCGATCTCTTTATCGACACAGTAGCGGAGTTAAAGGAATAA